The Tolypothrix sp. PCC 7712 region TGTAGTACTTGTATTGGTTTCTACATAACCCTTACGAGCTTTCCAGCCTTCTATCACGAGTCCAGATACCTCAGTCACTAGCAGGGTCAGCAGTAAAACATCATCAATTTCTCCCACAATAGGAATAAAATCTGGGGCGATATCAATGGGGCTGACAATATAAACTAGTGTTCCTAAAATTACCCACCAACGGTATTTGGGATTGCGAAGCGAATTCCGATACCAAGAGTAAACTGATTCAAGTGAAAATTTCATGTTTTGAACCTCCAGTTACCTTTAATTTTGGCAAATTGTGCTTAAAATTCCCGGTGGGAATAACCGTCCAATTTTGTCTGGGTGATGCTACTAAGGGACTTCCAGCTAAAAAAATATACAATCACTCCCTTGAGCATGGGAAGCTGAGGAGCAGGGGAGGAAGAATTCTACAATGATTTGCTCTGACTCATTGCATAATTTATTTTCTGGAAGTCCTAAAACAATTCAAAATACCAAATACCTGTGAAAAGGCTTAGGTCTACAAAATTCAAAATTGTTAACTCTAGAGATGATCGGCATTCTAGCTGCTGAGGTTATGTACAGTGAAAATGCAACATAAATATTGTGATTATGTAATCCGGCATAAGAGTATGGTAGTGGTGCATTAATCTCTAGAATTAAATTGCTTTGGCATAGTTGCTCTAGATATGCAGAGAGGAGACTTAAACCGTGGATATTTTAGATTTGTTTCAAAAAGGCGGCCCAGCGATGTGGCCCTTGCTGGCGCTGTCAATTTTAGCTTTGAGTGTAATTTTTGAGCGTTTGTGGTTCTGGCTGCGAATTCTCACTCAAGAAAAAGAAATAGTTGACCGCGTTTTAGATGCTGCTGCTGAGAATTGGGAAGTAGCAGCAGATATTGCTAGACAAGCTACAAATCAACCTATCGGTCGGTTTCTCTATGCTCCGTTGA contains the following coding sequences:
- a CDS encoding YkvA family protein; protein product: MKFSLESVYSWYRNSLRNPKYRWWVILGTLVYIVSPIDIAPDFIPIVGEIDDVLLLTLLVTEVSGLVIEGWKARKGYVETNTSTTPEDSSATGNTVDVDAVSVK